A window of the Salinirubellus salinus genome harbors these coding sequences:
- a CDS encoding DUF1156 domain-containing protein: MSENPIHDSEEDSSLKPLAIEGKLPLKTVGIENLREANPQYLPPHRYLHPWFARRPTPASRLAILASVLPQGIDSDDLLRWMQIGPNREVEGSLNEYVERKKATEDQRSGNLESHYGYPRPFTQSPTDSERAEIHEALREHWDGELPSVLDPTAGGGVIPYESLRYGLPTHANELNPVPSLILKVMLEYAPAVGDIESEVKRWAKKVDDRAKPRIQEYFPSTRESHTPDNYVCTYHVQCRSCGAEIPLVTKWWIRTRSDGIRVVVRPEILDDGTVEYEVIVNPDEEDLRGFDADNGPVSRGGDAECLRCGVVTEDDEVRERFNEGEFDYDVYCVRYLKSDGHHGFRSPNEADVEALDAARDRIQSDFELSTFLSTPIPEGNKTAEPRNFGINQWRELFSPRQLVCNYEYVDAINHFQPQIEEEHNQKTAEAILTLLTLSFSKLIDRNSRLADWDTSKGYPSRMFKGKNLAFKRVFTDNNISVGGVDFVSYVDKIYQSYGELVGYLPEGSDPANVSVGDAANLNQAEDSVSAVVVDPPYYSSIMYAELSDVFYVWMRELLDDVFPDIFRESLTDKENEAVANPDRFDGVAGNGSSKRDLANDSYERKMSEIFSELYRVLEPGGVMTVMFTHKETDAWDTLTMSLINSGFTITSTHPITSEMPQRAGMRESASADSTLLLTGRKPHQERDPENAVPTLWNDVKSDTRAAAKNAARDLIDSGLSLTKTDVIISAFGPTLRVFADAYPVVDDEDNEVPPRRALEEAREAVTQVLVDEYLEAEGIGDLDDITEWYILCWLVHESDTFSYDEGLQLGYGIGVDVDDIKRSTKTWRKSRGDMRLRGHADRVQNANEKPENRSSRIPVNPDDLSFGLALDKVHAAMHIYDVKGESACCDWLRERNFDSDSTFKATLQALLQVLPHDHEDWELARDLAVGRTRDVLDLTSARTSSLKTTSRPSRQASTTTESAVP, encoded by the coding sequence ATGAGTGAAAATCCAATTCACGACTCGGAGGAGGATTCGTCTCTGAAGCCTCTCGCCATCGAGGGGAAACTCCCGTTGAAAACGGTCGGCATTGAGAACCTGCGTGAAGCAAACCCACAGTATCTCCCTCCCCATAGGTATCTCCACCCTTGGTTCGCACGACGACCGACGCCGGCATCGCGGCTCGCTATTCTTGCTTCGGTGCTGCCCCAAGGCATCGATTCTGACGACCTGCTTCGCTGGATGCAAATTGGGCCCAACCGGGAGGTCGAGGGCAGTCTAAACGAATACGTAGAACGAAAGAAGGCGACCGAAGACCAACGAAGTGGGAACTTAGAAAGTCACTACGGGTATCCCCGTCCCTTCACCCAGTCTCCTACCGATTCAGAGAGAGCAGAGATTCACGAGGCGCTCCGTGAACACTGGGATGGTGAGCTTCCGTCGGTATTAGATCCAACCGCTGGGGGCGGTGTGATTCCGTATGAGTCTCTTCGATATGGACTTCCGACCCATGCAAACGAGCTCAACCCAGTACCGTCTCTGATTCTGAAAGTCATGCTGGAATATGCTCCAGCAGTAGGTGATATCGAGAGCGAGGTGAAACGCTGGGCAAAGAAAGTCGACGACAGGGCGAAGCCTCGAATTCAGGAATACTTCCCCAGCACCCGAGAAAGCCACACGCCCGATAACTACGTTTGCACGTACCACGTCCAATGCCGTTCGTGTGGAGCGGAAATTCCACTGGTGACCAAGTGGTGGATTCGAACCAGAAGCGATGGGATACGGGTAGTCGTTCGGCCCGAGATATTAGATGACGGAACGGTAGAGTACGAAGTCATCGTCAATCCAGATGAAGAGGATCTCCGTGGGTTTGATGCTGATAATGGCCCGGTCTCCAGAGGAGGCGATGCAGAATGCCTGAGGTGTGGGGTTGTAACTGAGGATGATGAGGTAAGAGAACGATTTAACGAAGGCGAATTTGACTACGATGTATATTGCGTCCGATATCTGAAAAGTGACGGCCACCATGGGTTCCGGTCACCAAATGAAGCTGATGTGGAAGCATTAGACGCCGCCCGAGATCGTATCCAATCTGATTTCGAGCTCTCGACATTCTTATCGACACCAATTCCGGAAGGGAACAAAACAGCAGAGCCTCGTAATTTCGGTATCAATCAATGGCGCGAGTTGTTCTCTCCACGACAGTTGGTATGTAATTACGAATATGTTGACGCTATAAATCACTTCCAGCCGCAGATTGAGGAAGAACATAATCAAAAGACTGCGGAGGCCATCCTTACACTGCTGACCCTCTCGTTCAGCAAATTGATCGACCGGAATAGTCGTTTGGCAGACTGGGACACGAGCAAAGGATATCCCAGCCGTATGTTCAAAGGCAAAAACCTCGCCTTCAAGCGGGTATTTACAGATAATAATATTTCGGTCGGTGGTGTCGACTTCGTCTCGTACGTCGACAAAATATATCAGTCGTATGGTGAACTTGTGGGCTATCTCCCCGAAGGCTCAGACCCAGCTAATGTTTCAGTCGGTGATGCTGCAAATCTGAACCAAGCTGAAGATAGTGTTAGTGCGGTCGTTGTAGATCCACCGTACTACAGCAGTATCATGTACGCCGAACTTTCGGACGTGTTCTACGTATGGATGCGCGAACTGCTTGATGATGTCTTCCCGGACATCTTCCGAGAGAGTCTCACTGATAAAGAGAACGAAGCTGTAGCGAATCCGGACCGCTTCGATGGCGTCGCTGGAAATGGTTCTTCAAAACGAGACCTCGCTAATGACTCCTACGAGCGAAAAATGAGCGAGATTTTCTCTGAACTCTATCGGGTCCTTGAACCGGGCGGCGTAATGACGGTGATGTTCACTCACAAGGAAACTGATGCCTGGGACACGCTGACGATGTCGCTCATCAACTCTGGGTTCACTATCACGTCAACGCACCCTATCACGAGCGAAATGCCTCAACGAGCAGGGATGCGCGAGAGTGCATCGGCAGATAGCACTCTCCTGCTAACGGGGCGCAAGCCGCACCAGGAGCGCGATCCAGAGAATGCAGTTCCGACGCTCTGGAACGACGTGAAATCAGACACACGAGCGGCCGCGAAGAACGCTGCACGCGATCTCATTGACTCGGGCCTAAGTCTCACCAAGACTGACGTGATTATCAGCGCGTTCGGTCCAACCCTCCGCGTCTTCGCTGACGCATATCCTGTTGTCGACGACGAAGACAACGAAGTACCTCCACGGCGTGCACTTGAGGAGGCGCGCGAAGCGGTTACTCAGGTCCTGGTCGACGAGTATCTCGAAGCAGAAGGAATCGGCGATCTTGACGATATCACGGAGTGGTACATCCTCTGCTGGCTCGTTCACGAATCGGATACATTCTCCTACGATGAGGGGCTTCAGCTCGGGTACGGTATCGGTGTCGACGTCGATGACATCAAGCGCAGCACGAAGACTTGGCGCAAAAGCAGGGGCGATATGAGACTCCGGGGGCACGCAGATCGTGTCCAGAACGCGAATGAAAAACCAGAGAACCGATCCAGCCGTATCCCGGTGAACCCTGACGACCTCTCGTTTGGGCTTGCTCTGGACAAGGTTCACGCTGCGATGCACATCTACGACGTGAAGGGAGAGAGCGCCTGCTGCGACTGGCTTCGTGAACGGAACTTCGACTCCGATTCGACGTTCAAAGCGACGCTTCAGGCTCTGCTTCAAGTTCTCCCTCACGACCACGAGGACTGGGAACTCGCCCGCGACCTCGCAGTCGGACGAACCCGAGACGTCCTCGACCTGACTTCAGCCCGAACGTCTTCGCTGAAGACAACCAGCAGACCCAGCAGACAGGCATCGACGACTACTGAGTCAGCAGTTCCCTGA
- a CDS encoding DUF7680 family protein yields MTSHPTPDADAPPTLGPEDETIGAGQFGSSVYGGRPTFALVRRDDAEGASLTLYELLPEAQASARRDRLQRGNPNRGLVTEAFESVFGESADPEVDRWEWDDWTAMKVTRLSESRLRSILPLVRETLRGADRDESVLTAGGAAEVFLPETVGVRLALGFLGVKPIQRVDRMRAFCRGIARMSDEECYYWHAKCRSPSSPNGEKALRTLLTDHI; encoded by the coding sequence ATGACGTCCCACCCTACCCCCGACGCAGACGCGCCACCAACGCTCGGCCCCGAAGATGAGACGATCGGAGCAGGCCAGTTCGGCAGTAGCGTCTACGGGGGCCGCCCAACCTTCGCGCTCGTCCGTCGTGACGACGCCGAGGGTGCATCGCTGACACTGTACGAACTACTGCCCGAGGCGCAGGCGTCCGCTCGTCGTGACCGTCTCCAGCGTGGTAACCCCAATCGGGGCCTCGTGACGGAAGCGTTCGAATCGGTGTTCGGAGAGTCAGCGGATCCAGAGGTCGACAGATGGGAGTGGGACGACTGGACGGCGATGAAAGTCACGCGGCTGTCTGAGAGTCGGCTCCGCTCTATCCTCCCGCTGGTACGGGAGACGCTCCGTGGGGCAGACCGAGATGAGTCTGTACTCACCGCTGGCGGTGCTGCCGAGGTGTTCCTCCCGGAGACCGTCGGCGTTCGATTGGCTCTGGGCTTCCTTGGTGTAAAGCCCATTCAGCGGGTTGACCGGATGCGGGCGTTCTGTCGTGGTATCGCGCGAATGAGCGACGAAGAGTGCTACTACTGGCACGCAAAGTGTCGTTCCCCGTCTTCACCGAACGGCGAAAAAGCACTACGAACGCTACTGACTGATCATATCTAA